One window of Campylobacter sp. RM12651 genomic DNA carries:
- a CDS encoding hemolysin family protein, whose product MLFLALFCVFLNGFFVLSEFSIVKIRKSKLEEFVNQKRANSKLALEMYKNLDTYLSATQLGITLSSLALGWLGESSVAVLLNKILSSFDVNPIAIHSISVAISFILITLLHVVLGEIVPKSIAIAKTESIVLWIARPLYLFRIIFAPFIVTFDFLSLSILKILRIKTNEHAAHSEEEIKFIASESQKSGVLDEFETELIQNAVDFSDIVAKEIMTPRRDMICLNKVNSYEENIKIVHDYKHTRFPFIDASKDNVLGMIHIRDLLDNQNKDLNECVRKVLFVPENISISKVLVQMNKEQIHTAIVIDEYGGTAGLLTMEDIIEELVGDINDEHDKKEQDFRKINDNVYIVNGRLDIESVEEILDIKYDDELEELTIGGYVFNRLGHVPSEKERCEDEHCYYEIKQMQSNSIKYLKIIKKTKEKL is encoded by the coding sequence ATGCTGTTTTTAGCATTGTTTTGTGTTTTTTTAAATGGATTTTTTGTATTATCTGAGTTTAGTATTGTCAAGATTAGAAAAAGTAAGTTAGAAGAATTTGTAAATCAAAAAAGAGCTAATTCAAAACTAGCTTTAGAAATGTATAAAAATTTAGATACTTATTTATCAGCTACTCAATTAGGTATTACTTTAAGTTCTTTGGCTCTTGGTTGGTTAGGAGAAAGTTCTGTCGCTGTTTTATTAAATAAAATTCTATCAAGCTTTGATGTAAATCCTATAGCAATACATAGTATTTCTGTTGCTATTTCTTTTATATTAATTACACTACTTCATGTAGTTTTAGGAGAAATTGTTCCAAAAAGTATAGCAATTGCAAAAACTGAAAGCATAGTTTTATGGATAGCAAGACCACTTTATTTATTTAGAATAATTTTTGCACCTTTCATAGTTACATTTGATTTCTTATCTTTATCTATATTGAAAATATTAAGAATAAAAACAAACGAGCACGCAGCTCACTCTGAAGAAGAAATTAAATTCATAGCAAGCGAAAGTCAAAAAAGTGGCGTTTTAGATGAATTTGAAACCGAACTTATACAAAATGCTGTTGATTTTAGTGATATTGTAGCAAAAGAAATAATGACTCCTAGAAGAGATATGATTTGCTTAAATAAAGTTAATTCATACGAAGAAAATATAAAAATAGTTCATGATTATAAACACACTAGATTTCCTTTTATAGATGCTAGTAAAGACAATGTTTTAGGTATGATTCATATTAGAGATTTATTAGATAATCAAAATAAAGATTTAAATGAATGTGTAAGAAAAGTTCTATTTGTCCCAGAAAATATTAGTATTTCAAAGGTTCTTGTTCAAATGAATAAAGAGCAAATTCATACAGCCATAGTAATTGATGAATATGGTGGAACAGCTGGGCTTTTAACTATGGAAGACATTATTGAAGAACTTGTTGGAGATATAAACGATGAGCATGATAAAAAAGAACAAGATTTCAGAAAAATTAACGATAATGTTTATATAGTAAATGGAAGACTAGATATTGAAAGTGTTGAAGAAATTCTAGATATTAAATATGATGATGAATTAGAAGAACTTACAATTGGTGGTTATGTCTTTAATCGTTTAGGACATGTTCCAAGTGAAAAAGAAAGATGTGAAGATGAGCATTGTTATTATGAAATAAAACAAATGCAATCAAATAGTATAAAATACTTAAAAATAATCAAAAAAACAAAGGAAAAACTATGA
- a CDS encoding exopolyphosphatase, whose product MNKYRLITRSDMDGLVCAVLLKHMDLISDIKFVHPKDMQDGTIEITNNDIVTNLPYCPNAYLVFDHHESESIRNGKADNHIIIPDAPSAARVVYDYYEKQGVKFPEEWHDMMVAVDKADSAQFLMEDVLEPKGWEFLSFLMDSRTGLGRFHDFRISNYNLMMDLIDYCKNHKIDDIMKLPDVVERSDLYIKYEKEFKEQLKRCSKVYKNLVVLDLSKEEIIYPGNRFMIYALYPECNISIHKILGFRGQNMVYATGKSIFNRTSKTNIGELMLKYGGGGHEAAGTCQVAHENADIVLNELIAKINADG is encoded by the coding sequence ATGAATAAATATAGATTAATTACTAGAAGTGATATGGATGGACTTGTATGTGCTGTTTTGCTTAAACATATGGATTTAATAAGTGATATTAAATTCGTTCATCCAAAAGATATGCAAGATGGAACAATAGAAATTACAAATAATGATATTGTTACAAACTTACCATATTGTCCTAATGCTTATTTAGTGTTTGACCATCACGAAAGCGAAAGTATTAGAAACGGAAAAGCAGATAATCATATAATTATTCCAGATGCACCAAGTGCTGCTAGAGTTGTTTATGATTATTATGAAAAACAAGGCGTAAAATTTCCTGAAGAATGGCACGATATGATGGTAGCTGTTGATAAAGCAGATAGCGCTCAATTTTTAATGGAAGATGTACTTGAGCCTAAAGGTTGGGAATTCTTAAGCTTTTTAATGGATAGTAGAACTGGACTTGGTAGATTTCACGATTTCAGAATAAGCAATTATAACCTTATGATGGATTTAATTGATTATTGTAAAAATCATAAAATTGATGATATTATGAAATTACCTGATGTAGTAGAAAGAAGCGATTTATACATTAAATACGAAAAAGAATTTAAAGAACAACTAAAAAGATGCTCTAAAGTTTATAAAAACCTTGTTGTTTTAGATTTAAGCAAAGAAGAAATCATTTATCCAGGTAATCGCTTTATGATTTATGCACTTTATCCTGAATGCAATATATCAATTCATAAAATCTTAGGATTTAGAGGTCAAAATATGGTTTATGCGACAGGTAAAAGTATATTTAATAGAACTAGCAAAACAAACATAGGTGAGTTAATGTTAAAATACGGCGGTGGCGGACACGAAGCTGCTGGGACTTGTCAAGTTGCTCACGAAAATGCAGATATTGTATTAAATGAATTAATTGCCAAAATTAACGCTGATGGTTAA
- a CDS encoding HU family DNA-binding protein, which yields MTKADFISLVAEKAEITKKDATTAVNAVFEALAESLEKGESIPFNGFGTFSTTDRAERTARVPSTGKEIKVPATKVVKFKVSSVLKEKVAATACKTGKCGKKKK from the coding sequence ATGACTAAAGCAGATTTTATTTCATTAGTTGCTGAAAAAGCAGAAATTACTAAAAAAGATGCTACAACTGCAGTAAATGCTGTATTTGAAGCACTAGCTGAGTCTTTAGAAAAAGGTGAATCAATTCCATTTAATGGTTTTGGAACTTTCTCAACAACTGATAGAGCAGAAAGAACTGCAAGAGTTCCAAGCACAGGTAAAGAAATTAAAGTTCCAGCAACTAAAGTTGTTAAATTCAAGGTTAGCAGCGTGTTAAAAGAAAAAGTTGCTGCAACAGCTTGCAAAACTGGTAAATGTGGTAAGAAAAAGAAATAA
- a CDS encoding MqnA/MqnD/SBP family protein — MIFGKIDYINLLPLHFYLKSSKLPSYVKKSIEYKKDVPAKLNKALKEKRLDCAIISSIESKRSKYKNLNIGICANKKVLSVLVEKNSNAQNDKESATSNALAKVLKLNGKVIIGDKALKEYVNNKEKYIDMCEKWYELTKLPFMFARFSSIKNHNSAKRILKPFIRKNLTANQRIKIPNYILDYYSNTRKISNDDIKNYLKYIYYKIGKKELKALSIYTKKIYI; from the coding sequence ATGATATTCGGAAAGATTGATTATATTAATTTATTACCACTGCATTTTTATTTAAAAAGCTCAAAATTACCAAGCTATGTAAAAAAAAGCATAGAGTATAAAAAAGATGTTCCTGCAAAATTAAATAAAGCATTGAAAGAAAAAAGATTAGATTGCGCAATTATTTCTAGTATTGAAAGTAAAAGGTCAAAATATAAGAATTTAAATATAGGAATTTGCGCTAACAAAAAGGTATTAAGTGTATTAGTTGAAAAGAACTCAAATGCACAAAATGATAAAGAATCAGCCACTTCAAATGCTTTAGCTAAGGTTTTAAAATTAAATGGTAAAGTAATTATTGGAGATAAGGCACTAAAAGAATATGTAAATAATAAAGAAAAATACATTGATATGTGTGAAAAATGGTATGAATTAACTAAATTGCCTTTTATGTTTGCAAGGTTTTCAAGTATTAAAAATCATAATAGTGCAAAAAGAATTTTAAAACCTTTTATAAGAAAAAATCTAACTGCAAATCAAAGAATAAAAATACCTAATTATATTTTAGATTATTATTCAAATACAAGAAAAATTAGTAATGATGATATTAAAAACTACTTAAAATATATTTATTATAAAATTGGGAAAAAAGAATTAAAAGCGTTGAGTATTTATACTAAAAAAATATATATTTAG
- the msrP gene encoding protein-methionine-sulfoxide reductase catalytic subunit MsrP — protein sequence MVTDKNYYLNRRNFLKLGAGTIVSSQAIAEELAKTNLDLVPSDSEYAYNYVNFYEFSTNKSECVRLASKSSLNDKAISIEIGGLCENPMTLTDLSAFKIVERVYKLRCVEAWSMNLPWQGFELRELINLAKPTSEAKFVKFTSLYDPDIFPDQRFNGVLDYPYVEGLRLDEAMHPLTLLATGLYKEKLKAQNGAPIRLVVPWKYGFKYIKSIAKIEFTKEQPVSSWEKYNPNEYGFYANVNPNVPHPRWSQASHRVLGSFFKEDTQLFNGYEEEVGYLYKDLDLRKNF from the coding sequence ATGGTAACAGATAAAAATTATTATTTAAATAGAAGAAATTTTTTAAAATTAGGTGCAGGAACTATAGTTTCAAGCCAAGCAATAGCTGAAGAATTAGCAAAAACTAATCTTGATTTAGTTCCAAGTGATAGTGAATATGCTTATAATTATGTTAATTTTTATGAGTTTAGCACAAACAAAAGCGAATGCGTAAGATTAGCTAGCAAATCAAGCTTAAATGATAAAGCTATTTCAATTGAGATAGGTGGTTTGTGTGAAAACCCAATGACCTTAACTGATTTATCAGCTTTTAAAATTGTTGAAAGGGTTTATAAACTACGCTGCGTAGAAGCTTGGAGTATGAATTTACCTTGGCAAGGATTTGAATTAAGAGAATTGATTAATCTTGCAAAGCCAACAAGTGAAGCAAAATTTGTTAAATTTACAAGTTTATATGACCCTGATATTTTTCCTGATCAAAGATTTAATGGAGTATTGGATTATCCTTATGTAGAAGGATTGAGATTAGATGAAGCAATGCACCCGCTAACATTACTTGCAACAGGACTTTATAAAGAAAAATTAAAAGCTCAAAATGGAGCTCCAATTCGCTTAGTTGTTCCTTGGAAATATGGTTTTAAATATATTAAATCAATTGCTAAAATTGAATTTACTAAAGAGCAACCTGTTAGCTCTTGGGAAAAATACAATCCGAATGAATACGGCTTTTATGCAAATGTTAATCCAAATGTCCCACATCCTAGATGGTCTCAAGCATCTCATAGGGTTTTAGGTAGCTTTTTTAAAGAAGATACTCAATTATTTAATGGTTATGAAGAAGAAGTTGGGTATTTATATAAAGATTTAGATTTAAGAAAGAATTTTTAA
- a CDS encoding branched-chain-amino-acid transaminase, with product MAIKADYIWMDGQIINFADAKVHFLTHSLHYANAVFEGTRAYKTENGMAIFRLQDHTKRLLESAKITAITPPFSQKELEDAQIELLRRNNFNSNTYIRPLIFLGDGIMGIYHAKAPVRVGIAAWEWGAYLGEDGLNKGIKVCCSSLMRNSTKANFNKAKASANYLNSMMAKYEAINSGFEEALMCDEEGFIAEGTGECFFMVKNGVLITPPNDYALKSITQDSVLKIAKDLGISVERRRISRDEVYVCDEAFFTGTAAEITPINSLDHRVIGNGARGEITKKIQDAFFDIVYGRNEKYASWLTYI from the coding sequence ATGGCAATTAAAGCTGATTACATCTGGATGGATGGACAAATTATTAACTTTGCTGATGCAAAAGTTCATTTTTTAACTCACTCATTACATTATGCTAACGCAGTATTTGAAGGAACAAGAGCGTATAAAACAGAAAATGGTATGGCTATTTTTAGATTGCAAGATCACACTAAAAGATTATTAGAAAGTGCAAAAATCACTGCAATTACTCCACCATTTTCACAAAAAGAATTAGAAGATGCTCAAATTGAATTATTAAGACGCAATAATTTTAATTCAAATACATATATTCGCCCTTTAATTTTCTTAGGCGATGGTATTATGGGAATTTATCATGCAAAAGCTCCTGTTAGAGTAGGTATTGCAGCTTGGGAATGGGGTGCTTATTTAGGAGAAGATGGACTTAATAAAGGTATTAAAGTATGTTGTTCATCATTAATGAGAAATAGCACAAAAGCAAATTTCAATAAAGCAAAAGCAAGTGCAAACTATCTAAACTCAATGATGGCTAAATATGAAGCTATTAATTCAGGTTTTGAAGAAGCTTTAATGTGTGATGAAGAAGGATTTATAGCAGAAGGCACAGGCGAGTGCTTTTTCATGGTTAAAAATGGCGTATTAATCACTCCACCAAATGATTATGCTCTAAAATCAATCACTCAAGATTCTGTTTTAAAAATTGCAAAAGATTTAGGTATTAGTGTAGAAAGAAGAAGAATTAGTAGAGATGAAGTTTATGTTTGTGATGAAGCATTCTTTACAGGAACAGCAGCTGAAATTACTCCTATTAATTCACTAGATCATAGAGTAATAGGAAATGGGGCTCGTGGAGAAATTACTAAAAAAATCCAAGATGCTTTCTTTGATATAGTATATGGAAGAAATGAAAAATACGCTTCTTGGCTAACTTATATTTAA
- a CDS encoding SPFH domain-containing protein yields the protein MPADLNDYFNKNKKNDNKKTDFNIDFNFKGFGKFNGVIIAAVVIFLIVVIAKPFVVVNSGQVGIRSTTGKYDPIALQPGFHFIIPYFQKVLIVDTKVRQINYASVEGASERTYGRESIINKESITVVDARNLPVSVDITVQYRLDASNAPQTIAQWGLDWENKIIDPVILEVVRSVVGKYTAEELPIKRNEIAASIELESRKSIDAQDNKPVLLESVKLRGIILPTNVKEQIEKVQIAKQEAERTKYEVERANQEALKKAALAEGIAKAAIIEAQGKADAQKIEADAQAYANREIAKSISKELLELKQIETQKEFNEALKVNNDAKIFLTPGGAVPNIWLDNASTKKTTSLNN from the coding sequence ATGCCAGCAGATTTGAATGATTATTTCAATAAAAACAAAAAAAATGACAATAAAAAAACAGATTTTAATATTGATTTTAATTTTAAAGGTTTTGGTAAATTTAACGGAGTAATAATTGCAGCTGTTGTTATATTTTTAATAGTAGTAATAGCTAAGCCATTTGTAGTTGTAAATTCAGGACAAGTAGGTATTAGATCAACTACTGGTAAGTATGATCCGATAGCTCTTCAACCTGGTTTTCACTTTATAATCCCGTATTTTCAAAAAGTTTTAATTGTAGATACTAAAGTAAGACAAATAAATTATGCTAGCGTTGAAGGTGCTAGTGAAAGAACTTATGGTAGAGAAAGCATAATCAATAAAGAATCAATCACGGTTGTTGATGCTAGAAACTTGCCTGTATCAGTAGATATAACAGTGCAATATCGCTTAGATGCAAGCAATGCACCTCAAACCATAGCTCAATGGGGACTTGATTGGGAAAATAAAATTATAGACCCTGTTATTTTAGAAGTTGTAAGAAGTGTAGTTGGAAAATATACAGCTGAAGAATTACCTATAAAGCGTAATGAAATCGCTGCTTCAATTGAACTTGAATCAAGAAAAAGCATAGACGCTCAAGATAATAAACCTGTATTACTTGAGAGTGTAAAACTTCGTGGAATAATACTGCCAACGAATGTTAAAGAGCAAATTGAAAAAGTTCAAATAGCTAAACAAGAAGCAGAGAGAACAAAATACGAAGTTGAACGCGCAAATCAAGAAGCACTTAAAAAAGCTGCACTTGCAGAAGGTATAGCAAAGGCTGCGATTATTGAAGCACAAGGTAAAGCAGATGCACAAAAAATAGAAGCAGACGCACAAGCTTATGCGAATAGAGAAATCGCAAAAAGTATAAGTAAAGAATTATTAGAATTAAAGCAAATTGAAACCCAAAAAGAATTTAACGAAGCTTTAAAGGTTAATAATGATGCTAAGATTTTCTTAACACCTGGCGGAGCTGTGCCTAATATTTGGCTAGATAATGCAAGCACAAAAAAGACAACCAGCCTTAATAATTAA
- a CDS encoding DUF2393 family protein has translation MQKLLDTIHFYLANFYAQDLILLGLCFLFFIVILILAIFLRKFPTFSIFLIIVGIVLEFVLFFIGENYINATYRPAELEIIKNDKLIFSDNIYLDFKLHNKSQRDFKICKIKFNIKKISKNNLELIKNTLKPLKTTEIILKDIPKNSYEKSYLLIPSNVKKYTIDTLITCF, from the coding sequence ATGCAAAAATTATTAGATACTATTCATTTTTATCTAGCGAATTTCTATGCCCAAGATTTAATTCTTCTTGGGCTTTGTTTTTTATTTTTTATAGTGATTTTAATTCTTGCGATTTTTTTAAGAAAATTTCCAACTTTCTCAATATTTTTAATCATAGTAGGTATTGTTTTAGAATTTGTATTGTTTTTTATTGGAGAAAACTATATAAATGCTACATATCGTCCAGCAGAACTTGAAATAATCAAAAATGATAAATTAATTTTCAGCGATAATATATATTTAGATTTTAAATTGCATAACAAATCTCAAAGAGATTTTAAAATATGCAAAATTAAATTCAATATAAAAAAAATCAGCAAAAATAACTTAGAACTAATCAAAAATACCTTAAAACCATTAAAAACAACAGAAATTATTTTAAAAGATATTCCAAAAAATTCATACGAAAAATCTTATTTATTAATACCTAGTAATGTTAAAAAATATACAATTGATACTTTAATTACTTGTTTTTAG
- a CDS encoding DUF2393 family protein: MYLSQFHIFVIFAAFVVYIFSQFLIIYFFKEKNKLYTFSFTLIIFVLIFGYSTLLTIDSFLKSVELRNQKDYKSANEVVISGQIYNNGKVPVKTCELNIGIINLGIKKVDGSIFDLSKGFDPLKLNKIRNFYSHDFKIEGIINENASKSFKVSVPYPKHFEDYKLRYILNCK; encoded by the coding sequence ATGTATTTATCACAATTTCATATCTTTGTAATATTTGCAGCTTTTGTAGTTTATATATTTTCACAATTTTTAATTATTTATTTTTTTAAAGAAAAAAACAAACTTTATACCTTTTCTTTTACACTCATAATTTTTGTATTGATTTTTGGATATTCAACTCTTCTTACCATAGATAGCTTTTTAAAAAGTGTAGAATTAAGAAATCAAAAAGACTATAAATCAGCAAATGAAGTAGTAATTAGTGGTCAAATATATAATAATGGAAAAGTTCCTGTAAAAACCTGTGAATTAAATATAGGAATAATAAACCTTGGTATCAAAAAAGTAGATGGAAGTATATTTGATTTAAGCAAAGGCTTTGACCCATTAAAACTTAATAAAATTCGCAATTTTTACTCTCACGATTTTAAAATAGAAGGGATTATCAATGAAAACGCATCAAAAAGCTTTAAAGTAAGTGTCCCTTATCCAAAACATTTTGAAGATTATAAATTAAGATATATTTTAAATTGCAAGTAA
- a CDS encoding 4-oxalocrotonate tautomerase family protein, translating to MPIINVKLAAPMPNKEKCEEIISDLTNYFETKLGKKRERIVVMLEEIPQSHIGFGGRSVETINNADFVNNFKLDDDR from the coding sequence ATGCCAATAATTAATGTAAAATTAGCAGCACCAATGCCAAATAAAGAAAAATGCGAAGAAATAATAAGTGATTTAACAAATTATTTTGAAACAAAATTAGGCAAAAAGCGTGAGAGAATAGTGGTAATGCTAGAAGAAATTCCGCAATCTCATATAGGTTTTGGCGGAAGAAGTGTTGAAACTATTAATAATGCTGATTTTGTTAATAATTTTAAACTTGACGATGATAGATAA
- the aroC gene encoding chorismate synthase yields MNSFGTFLKFSTFGESHGKAIGVVIDNYPAGVRIDTDYINSLLKLRQGGGAFSTPRKEADEVNIISGVFNDISTGAPICVLVENNNTRSKDYKEHLRPAHADFTYYAKYEHFDYRGGGRSSARESVARVIAGAFADLILKEFNIRTYASICGVGGVSLDEFKFSEEEYKRALEKDFNALGDDLFKELFKDEITKAKNNNDSVGASVSVAAFGVMAGLGDGLYDKLDARIASAFMGLNAVKCVEIGAGRKLSSMNGSFANDEILGVSNDELMQNQNSSILKQSPNFKSFKVAKTNINKPLFLHTRHNFSGGIIGGISTGESIYIKAHFKPTPSIFKEQTMLNKDFSLIKDAIYGRHDPCVGVRGAVVLKAMLSFIIADFLMLNSSAKISNLKKIYKGE; encoded by the coding sequence ATGAATAGTTTTGGAACATTTTTAAAATTTAGCACTTTTGGAGAAAGTCACGGAAAAGCAATTGGAGTGGTTATTGATAACTATCCTGCAGGGGTTAGAATTGATACTGATTATATAAATTCCTTGCTTAAATTAAGACAGGGTGGTGGAGCATTTAGCACTCCTAGAAAAGAAGCTGATGAAGTTAATATTATTAGTGGAGTATTTAATGATATTAGCACAGGTGCTCCAATTTGTGTGTTAGTAGAAAATAATAATACAAGAAGTAAAGATTATAAAGAGCATTTACGCCCTGCACACGCTGATTTTACATATTATGCAAAATACGAGCATTTTGATTATCGTGGCGGTGGTAGAAGTAGTGCTAGAGAAAGTGTAGCAAGGGTTATTGCAGGTGCTTTTGCTGATTTAATATTAAAAGAATTTAACATTAGAACTTATGCTAGTATTTGTGGGGTAGGTGGTGTTAGTTTAGATGAGTTTAAATTCAGCGAAGAAGAGTATAAAAGGGCTTTAGAAAAAGATTTTAATGCTTTAGGTGATGATTTATTTAAAGAATTATTTAAAGATGAAATCACAAAGGCAAAAAATAATAATGATAGCGTAGGTGCAAGTGTTAGCGTAGCAGCATTTGGTGTAATGGCAGGGCTTGGAGATGGGCTTTATGATAAATTAGATGCTAGAATTGCTAGTGCGTTTATGGGATTAAATGCTGTAAAGTGCGTTGAAATTGGAGCAGGAAGAAAGCTTAGCTCAATGAATGGCTCTTTTGCAAATGATGAGATTTTAGGTGTTAGCAATGATGAATTAATGCAAAATCAAAATAGCTCTATTTTAAAACAAAGCCCTAATTTTAAGTCATTTAAAGTAGCAAAAACTAATATTAATAAACCTTTATTTTTACATACTAGACATAATTTTAGTGGTGGAATTATCGGTGGGATTAGCACAGGAGAGAGTATTTATATTAAAGCTCATTTTAAGCCAACTCCATCAATTTTTAAAGAACAAACTATGTTAAATAAAGACTTTAGTCTAATAAAAGATGCAATTTATGGAAGGCACGATCCTTGCGTAGGTGTTCGTGGAGCTGTTGTCTTAAAAGCTATGCTAAGTTTTATAATAGCTGATTTTTTAATGTTAAATTCATCTGCTAAAATAAGCAATCTTAAAAAAATCTACAAAGGAGAATAA
- the rnc gene encoding ribonuclease III: MSKYHKIEEKLGYKFKNETLLNQALTHKSFSKTHNERLEFLGDAVLDLIVANILYKDFSRYSEGDLSKLRAALVNEKSFAKIASYLEIGEFLQLSVSEENNGGRKKPSLLSDAYEAIIGAIYLESGYEIACAVGSKILNEVFPKIDIELIKDYKTKLQEKTQAIMAQTPEYRILHTKGPDHKKEFEIGLFLNDELFTKAIGNSKKEAEQSAAKLALEKLEDE; encoded by the coding sequence ATTTCAAAATATCATAAAATTGAAGAAAAACTAGGATATAAATTTAAAAACGAAACCCTATTAAATCAGGCTTTAACTCATAAAAGTTTTAGCAAAACTCATAATGAAAGGCTTGAGTTTTTAGGTGATGCGGTGCTTGATTTGATAGTAGCAAATATTTTATACAAGGATTTTTCTCGTTATAGTGAAGGGGATTTAAGCAAATTAAGAGCAGCTTTAGTGAATGAAAAGTCTTTTGCAAAAATTGCTAGTTATCTTGAAATTGGAGAGTTTTTGCAATTATCAGTATCTGAAGAAAATAACGGCGGAAGAAAAAAACCAAGCTTATTATCAGATGCTTACGAAGCAATAATAGGTGCAATTTATTTAGAAAGTGGATATGAGATTGCTTGTGCTGTTGGCTCTAAGATATTAAATGAAGTTTTTCCTAAGATTGATATAGAATTAATTAAAGACTATAAAACAAAATTACAAGAAAAAACCCAAGCAATAATGGCTCAAACTCCTGAATATAGGATTTTACACACAAAAGGGCCTGATCATAAAAAAGAATTTGAAATAGGGCTTTTTTTAAATGATGAATTATTTACAAAAGCAATTGGTAATAGCAAAAAAGAAGCAGAGCAAAGTGCTGCTAAATTAGCGTTAGAGAAGTTAGAAGATGAATAG